TGGCGAGCGCGACGCCGAACACCCCGATCGGCAGCTGCATCAACCGGAACGCATAGTAGAGCCACGAGACGCTGCCCTGCTCGAGATGGGTGGCGATGATGGTGCTGACCATCTGATTGAGCTGGGTTGCCGACAGGCCCACCATTGCCGGCACCATCAGCGACGCCATCCGTTGGACCCCGGGGTCGCGGCGCGGCCACTCGGGGCGCAGCCGGAAGCCGAGCGCGTGCAGCGAAGGAATCTGCCAGCCGAACTGGAGCGCCCCGCCGATCAGCACCCCCACGGCCATGCCGAGGATGGCGGGTTGCCCGAGCGCGGTCGCGATCGGGATGCAGGCGAGCCCCCCCAGCACCATGCCGACGTTGAGCAGCGTGGGCGCGAACGCCGGAACTCCGAAGCGCCCGCGCGCGTTCAACATGCCCATCGCCACCGCGGCCAGGGCGACGATCGGGAGAAACGGCAGCATCACGCGGGTGAGCAGCACGGTCAGCTCGAGCTTGCCCGGGATCTTCTCGAACCCGCCCGCGAACAGCCGCACCAGCGGCGTGGCGAAGACGCCGGCCAGCAGGCAGATCGTCCCGAGCACCGCCGCCAGCCACGCCATCACCTGGCGGCCCAGCGCCCAGGAGGCCTGATCGCCGCGGTTCAGGTGCGCTTCGGTGAAGGTCGGCACGAATGCCGAGGACATCGCGCCCTCGGCGAACAGATCGCGCAACAGGTTGGGGATACGGAACGCGACGTTGAATGCATCCGTCGCGAACCCGGCTCCGAACAACGAGGCCATCACCTGATCACGGATCAAACCCGCCACGCGCGACAGCAGCGTGGCCGCGCCGACCACGCCGGCGCTACGCGCGACCCGCGCTTCTTCGCTGCCGGTCGTTGTCATGTGCGGGACCGCATGCTAGCGTGCCGCGCCATGGTTTCCCCGGTGACGCCGATTCAGGCGGCAGTGCTCGGTGTGGTGCAGGGCCTCACCGAATTCCTTCCGGTTTCGAGCAGCGCGCATCTCTACGTGGTTCCCACCCTGCTTGGCTGGCCGTACGCGGGCGTGGCGTTCGACGTGGCGCTTCACTGGGGCACTCTGTTCGCGCTGCTGGTGGCGTTCGCCGGCGACTGGTGGCGGCTGGTGACCGGGTTGTTCGCGCGGAATACGCCGCGCCAGCGGGAGTCCTTCGATCTGCTCGCCAAGCTGGCGGCGGCCAGCGTGCCGGGCGCGGTGGCCGGATACCTGCTGCAGGATCTCGCCGAGACCCGGCTTCGAGCGCTTCCGATCCAGGCGGTGATGCTGCTGGTGTTCGGCGCGCTGCTGTGGGCGGTGGATCGCTTCGCGCCGCCCGGCCGGCGCGAGGAATCGCCCGGCTGGCTTGCCAGCATCGGCGTGGGCTTCGCGCAGGCGCTGGCGCTGGTGCCGGGAGTGTCGCGCTCCGGGATCACCATGACCGCCGGACGCGCGGTGGGCATGGACCGCGTCTCATCGGCGCGCTTCTCGTTCCTGCTCGCGACGCCGATTACCTTCGGCGCCGGGCTGCTCGAGCTGCGCCACGTGCCGCACACCATTCCCGCTTCGACGCTGGCGATTGGAGTGCTGTTCTCGGCGGTGACGGGGCTGCTGGCCATCCGTGGCCTCCTGCGTTGGCTGAGTCGCGCCGGGTTCGGCGCGTTCTTCGTCTACCGCGCCGCGCTCGCTCTGTTCATCTTCATTCGTCTTCGGAACGCCGGCTGAGCTCTTTCGCGCGTCGCGCGATCTTGCCCGCGAAGTGGCGATTGAGACGATCGCGCAGCTGGATTCGAGCGCGATGCAGCCGCGACTTGACCGCCGCGACGCTCAGCGACAGGGCGTCGGCGACCTCGGCATTCGATTCCTCGAGCCAGTCGCGCCGGAAGAACACCACCTTCAGATCCTCGGGCAGCTGGTCCACCGCCTGCACCAGCACCTCCCACGTCTCGCGGTCCTCGAGCTGATCCTCGGGAATCTGCGACCAGTCGGCGAGCTCCATGGGCTGGAGGTCGTCGTCCCGGCTCTGCGATTGCTCGAGCGACACATGGCCTTCGCGGCGCTTCCGGTACTTCATCAGCGCGGCATTGGTGGTGATGCGGTAGAGCCAGGTCGAGAAGGTGGACTCGGCCTTGAAGTTCTTGAGCCCGCGAAACGCCGAGAGAAATGCGTCCTGGAGCGCCTCGGCCGCGTCTTCTTCGTGGCGAAGGATCTTGAACGCCAGCCGGTAGACCTTGTCGCGGTAGCGCCTCACCAGCTCGTCGAACGCGCGGGAATCGCCGCGCTGCGTGCGCACCACCAGCTGCGCGTCGGGCAGCTCGTGGTAGGCGGCCGAGGCGATCGGCGGCGGAACTCCGGCCGCGCCGTCATTCGACGACGGGTCGCGTCCCGAGTTCACGATGCCACCTGGATGGCGCGGCCCGCGGGCTTCGGCGCCGGTTCGGTGGCCTCGTGAACGACCTGGCCTTCGAGCACCGTCAGCCGCGGCCGCGCCAGGGCGAGCGCGTCGCGCTGCAAGGCATGCAGGTCGGCGTCCCACACCACCAGGTCGGCCGGTGAGCCGATCGCAATTCTTCCCAGCCGCGGCCACTGGCCGGCGGCCCGGGCCGGTCCCTCGGTGTATCCGGTGAGCGCCTGATCGAGTGTGAGGGTCTGCGCGGCGAGCCAGGGTACGCCCGGGTCGCCGGGGGCGCGGCGCGTCACCGCGGCGTGGAGCCCGAGCGAGGGATCGGGTGGCTCGACCGGCGCGTCGGCACCCAGCGCCAGCCGCGCGCCGGCCGACAGCAGAGAGCGCGCCGGGTACGCCCGATCGGTGCGATCCGGCCAGGCGCGCGCCACCAGCTCCCGGTCGGCCACGGCGTGCGAAGGCTGAAGACTCGCGATCACGCCCAGGGCCGCGAAGCGGGCCACATCCGCCTCGCGAATCAGCTGCACGTGCTCGATGCGCGGCGGAAGCGGCGGCCTGCGAATCCTCTCTCCCGCGGCTTCGATCGCGTCGAGCGCGTGGGCCACCGCACGATCGCCGATCGCGTGGATCGCGATCGCCAGCCCGGCCGAGGCGGCGCGCCCCACCAGCTCGCGCAACTCGGCCGGCCCGATCAGCTCCATGCCTCGATCCGTGCTGCCCGCGTAAGGTTCGAACACCGCCGCGGTGCGCGAGCCGAGCGTGCCGTCGGCGAACAGCTTGATCGCGCCGACGCGAAACCAGTCGTCGCCGAGTCCGCTGGCGAGTCCCAGCTCGCCAGCCGCGTCGAGTCCCGCGTGAGCGAGGTGCATGAGCACCCGCACGCGACTCCCCGCGCCGCCCGTCAGCCGCCGGGCCAGCCGATGGGCGCGCGGGCCCTCGAACGAATGGACGCCGGTGACTCCCCAGGCCAGCAGCCGCGCCGAGGCGCGGCCGAGCCGTTCCAGATCGGCCTCGTCGTCCTCGGAGGCCAGGAGCTCGGCGACCAGACGCACCGCGTGCTCGCGCAGCACGCCGGTCGGTTCGCCGTTGGAGTCGCGCTCGATCCGGCCGCCGGCCGGGTCGGGCGTCGCACGGGTGATGCCGGCGCGGCGCAGGGCCTCGCCGTTGACCCACAGCGCGTGGAAATCGTGGCTGTGCAGCAGCACCGGTCGGCGCGGCGCGGCGCGATCGAGCGCATCGCGGCGTGGCGGCACCGGCCACTCGTTCTCGTCCCAGCCCCGGCCGATCAGCGCCTCATCGCCTGGCCGGGCGGCGGCGAATCGCTCGACCCGGCGCGCCACTTCGTCACTCGATCGAGCGTCGCGCAGCGGGATCTGGTCGAGCGCGCGCGCCCACTCGAGCAAATGGATGTGGGCGTCGGTGAGCCCGGGGGTGAGTGTGGTGCCGCGCGCATCCACGACCCGCGTGCCCTCCCCGATCCAGGCGTCGAGCCCGTGCGAAGGACCGAGTGCGCGAACGCGCCCGTCGCGGACGGCGACGGCGTCGGCGCCGGGCCGCAGCGCGCCCTCGGACCACACGCGCGCGTTGCGGATCACCAGATCCGCCCGTTCAGAAGTCACCTTGCCGCCTCGACTCGATTGCTGAGCACCCCGATCCCCTCGACTTCGACCTCGATCACGTCTCCGGGAACGACCGGCGCGACGCCGGCCGGCGTCCCGGTGGCGATCACGTCGCCCGGCTCCAGGGTCATGATTCGCGAGATATGCGCGATCAGAATCGGTATGGGAAAGATGAGGTCCGAGGTGTTGCCCAGCTGGCGGCGTTCGCCGTTGACGCGGCACTCGACGCGAAGCCCCTCGGGACCCAGATCCACCGCGAGCCACGGGCCCAGAGGCGCGAAGGTATCGAAGCCTTTGGCCCTTGTCCATTGGCCGTCCTCGCGCTGGTGATTGCGCGCGCTGACGTCATTGAAGCACGTATATCCGGCGACGAAATCGAGCGCGTCACGCTCGGAAACCGCTCGGGCGCGCCGCGCGATCACCACGGCCAGCTCGGCCTCGGGATCGAGCCGCGTGACGCTCGGCGGATAGCGAATCGCCTCGCCGCTCGCGATCACGGCACTCGGCGGCTTGAGGAAGATCAGCGGCTCCCTGGGGACCTCGCCGCCTCCGGGGATCACGGTGGTGCTCTCGGCGACGTGCGCGCGATAGTTGAGTCCCACGCAGACGATCTTGGTCGGCACGGCGGGCGGCAGGAGCGTCCATGCGCCCGGCTTCAGCCGTTCGCCGGTGGCGCGGCCGTCGTTCCAGGGTTCGGCGTCGAGCAGCTCGAGATCCTCGCCGCTCGAGCGCGCGAAGCACACCCGGCCGTTGGCTCGAACGCGGAGAATTCTGCCGGGAGGAGTCGCCATGGCGCGCGATGATGGCACATCGAGGAGGCGCGCTCGAACGAGGGAGGAGGCCCCCGTCCTGTCCGTGAAGCGCTTCAGCGAGCCCGAAACGATGGCACGTCCACTTCGCTTTCATGACGCGCCGGCGCAGTATCACAGGATGAACAGGAGGCCTCGCTCCGGGGTCGGAGTCTCGATGGGAGCGTGACCTCGGGTCAAGAAAAAAATCGGAACTTCCTGTGAATTGCGCGACGTCCATGCGTCTGTTAGCTTGCGCGCCGCATGTCTCGTCGCGCCTCCGCGAAGTCCCGAATGTCCCGCTCCAGTCCCGCCGAGCAGCTCATCCGGCGGATCGAGTCCCGCCGAGCGCACCTCGCGGTCATCGGCCTCGGCTACGTCGGCCTGCCGCTGGCGGTGGAGATGGCGCAGGCCGGTTTTACCGTGACCGGCATCGACATCGATGAGCGGCGAGTGAAACAGTTGCAACGCGGACACTCCTACATCCAGGACGTTCCGACCGCCGAGCTCCGCGAGCTGGTGCGTTCGGGAAAGCTGCGCGCCACCACGGACTTCAGCGTGCTCAGGCGCTGCGACACGGTCAACATCTGCGTGCCGACGCCGCTTTCCAAGCAGCGGGACCCGGATGTCTCCTACATCGTGGCCGCCACCGAGCAGGTCAAGAAATACCTTCATCGCGGCATGCTGGTGGTGCTCGAAAGCACGACCTACCCCGGCACTACCGACGAATTGATCCTGCCCGAGCTGCGCAAGACCGGGCTCGAAGTGGGCAGGGACTTCTTCCTGTGCTTCTCGCCCGAGCGCGTGGACCCCGGCAACCCGCGTTTCAATACCCGCAACATTCCGAAGGTGGTGGGCGGCGTCACGCCGGCCTGCTCGCGGGTGGCGGTCACACTCTACCGGCAGCGCCTCGAAAAGGTGGTGCCGGTTTCCTCCACCCAGGTCGCCGAGATGGTCAAGCTGCTCGAGAACACCTTCCGCAGCGTGAATATCGGGCTCGTGA
The sequence above is drawn from the Candidatus Sulfotelmatobacter sp. genome and encodes:
- the murJ gene encoding murein biosynthesis integral membrane protein MurJ; translated protein: MTTTGSEEARVARSAGVVGAATLLSRVAGLIRDQVMASLFGAGFATDAFNVAFRIPNLLRDLFAEGAMSSAFVPTFTEAHLNRGDQASWALGRQVMAWLAAVLGTICLLAGVFATPLVRLFAGGFEKIPGKLELTVLLTRVMLPFLPIVALAAVAMGMLNARGRFGVPAFAPTLLNVGMVLGGLACIPIATALGQPAILGMAVGVLIGGALQFGWQIPSLHALGFRLRPEWPRRDPGVQRMASLMVPAMVGLSATQLNQMVSTIIATHLEQGSVSWLYYAFRLMQLPIGVFGVALATVSMTDLSRAAVRQDMPGLKRTLSSTVRLLFLLTVPAAVWLAVMAEPVIALLFEHGRFHARDTLRTAGALRMYCIGLPAFAAVGVFTRTFYALGETRVPVQASFVAVAINLGLNLLFIGPWRGLGLGHMGLALATSVTSIGNLVQLAFYLRNRIGPLEGRRILGTLLRVALASLGIAALAGGMLVLLGRRWHHGWTGSGLTVAAGALILVGAGYAFLRLLKVEELGALAEIGAALRRRIAPR
- a CDS encoding undecaprenyl-diphosphate phosphatase — protein: MTPIQAAVLGVVQGLTEFLPVSSSAHLYVVPTLLGWPYAGVAFDVALHWGTLFALLVAFAGDWWRLVTGLFARNTPRQRESFDLLAKLAAASVPGAVAGYLLQDLAETRLRALPIQAVMLLVFGALLWAVDRFAPPGRREESPGWLASIGVGFAQALALVPGVSRSGITMTAGRAVGMDRVSSARFSFLLATPITFGAGLLELRHVPHTIPASTLAIGVLFSAVTGLLAIRGLLRWLSRAGFGAFFVYRAALALFIFIRLRNAG
- a CDS encoding sigma-70 family RNA polymerase sigma factor, yielding MNSGRDPSSNDGAAGVPPPIASAAYHELPDAQLVVRTQRGDSRAFDELVRRYRDKVYRLAFKILRHEEDAAEALQDAFLSAFRGLKNFKAESTFSTWLYRITTNAALMKYRKRREGHVSLEQSQSRDDDLQPMELADWSQIPEDQLEDRETWEVLVQAVDQLPEDLKVVFFRRDWLEESNAEVADALSLSVAAVKSRLHRARIQLRDRLNRHFAGKIARRAKELSRRSEDE
- a CDS encoding amidohydrolase, producing the protein MTSERADLVIRNARVWSEGALRPGADAVAVRDGRVRALGPSHGLDAWIGEGTRVVDARGTTLTPGLTDAHIHLLEWARALDQIPLRDARSSDEVARRVERFAAARPGDEALIGRGWDENEWPVPPRRDALDRAAPRRPVLLHSHDFHALWVNGEALRRAGITRATPDPAGGRIERDSNGEPTGVLREHAVRLVAELLASEDDEADLERLGRASARLLAWGVTGVHSFEGPRAHRLARRLTGGAGSRVRVLMHLAHAGLDAAGELGLASGLGDDWFRVGAIKLFADGTLGSRTAAVFEPYAGSTDRGMELIGPAELRELVGRAASAGLAIAIHAIGDRAVAHALDAIEAAGERIRRPPLPPRIEHVQLIREADVARFAALGVIASLQPSHAVADRELVARAWPDRTDRAYPARSLLSAGARLALGADAPVEPPDPSLGLHAAVTRRAPGDPGVPWLAAQTLTLDQALTGYTEGPARAAGQWPRLGRIAIGSPADLVVWDADLHALQRDALALARPRLTVLEGQVVHEATEPAPKPAGRAIQVAS
- a CDS encoding fumarylacetoacetate hydrolase family protein, giving the protein MATPPGRILRVRANGRVCFARSSGEDLELLDAEPWNDGRATGERLKPGAWTLLPPAVPTKIVCVGLNYRAHVAESTTVIPGGGEVPREPLIFLKPPSAVIASGEAIRYPPSVTRLDPEAELAVVIARRARAVSERDALDFVAGYTCFNDVSARNHQREDGQWTRAKGFDTFAPLGPWLAVDLGPEGLRVECRVNGERRQLGNTSDLIFPIPILIAHISRIMTLEPGDVIATGTPAGVAPVVPGDVIEVEVEGIGVLSNRVEAAR
- a CDS encoding nucleotide sugar dehydrogenase encodes the protein MSRSSPAEQLIRRIESRRAHLAVIGLGYVGLPLAVEMAQAGFTVTGIDIDERRVKQLQRGHSYIQDVPTAELRELVRSGKLRATTDFSVLRRCDTVNICVPTPLSKQRDPDVSYIVAATEQVKKYLHRGMLVVLESTTYPGTTDELILPELRKTGLEVGRDFFLCFSPERVDPGNPRFNTRNIPKVVGGVTPACSRVAVTLYRQRLEKVVPVSSTQVAEMVKLLENTFRSVNIGLVNELALMCARLKIDVWEVIQAAATKPFGFMPFFPGPGLGGHCIPIDPFYLSWKARASGFEARFIELAGYVNGQMPEHVVSLVTEGLNRRGRSLHGSRVLVLGVAYKADIDDVRESPSLDIMEKLREHGARIEYHDPYVPSIEFGGKRLKSTPFTPTQLRRFDCVVVATAHSNVSYPMLLKYARTVVDTRNALKGRSSPKIVRL